One window from the genome of Trabulsiella odontotermitis encodes:
- a CDS encoding glycerol dehydratase small subunit DhaB3, producing MSEKTMRVQDYPLATRCPEHILTPTGKPLTDITLEKVLSGEVGPQDVRISRQTLEYQAQIAEQMQRHAVARNFRRAAELIAIPDERILAIYNALRPFRSSQAELLAIADELEHTWHATVNAAFVRESAEVYQQRHKLRKGS from the coding sequence ATGAGCGAGAAAACCATGCGCGTGCAGGATTATCCGTTAGCCACCCGCTGCCCGGAGCATATCCTGACGCCTACCGGCAAACCATTGACCGATATTACCCTCGAGAAGGTGCTCTCTGGCGAGGTGGGCCCGCAGGATGTGCGGATCTCCCGCCAGACCCTTGAGTACCAGGCGCAGATTGCTGAGCAGATGCAGCGCCATGCGGTGGCGCGCAATTTCCGCCGCGCGGCGGAGCTTATCGCCATTCCTGACGAGCGCATTCTGGCTATCTATAACGCGCTGCGCCCGTTCCGCTCCTCGCAGGCGGAGCTGCTGGCGATCGCCGACGAGCTGGAGCACACCTGGCATGCGACAGTGAATGCCGCCTTTGTCCGGGAGTCGGCGGAAGTGTATCAGCAGCGGCATAAGCTGCGTAAAGGAAGCTAA
- a CDS encoding type I restriction-modification system subunit M, with protein sequence MNNAEQQFLNELDNKFWKAADKLRANMDAANYKHVVLGLIFLKYVSDAFEARQQELITLFRDVGNPDNIYAMSRDGYDSDEEYAQAIVDELEVEDYYTEKNIFWVPKAARWDTLKNKAMLPTGTVLWVDETTGKDVTLRSVSWLVDNALDEIEKTNPKLKGILNRISQYQLGNEVLTGLINTFSDANFSNPEYNGEKLNLKSKDILGHVYEYFLGQFALAEGKQGGQYYTPKSIVTLIVECLQPYNGRVYDPAMGSGGFFVSSDRFIEEHAGEKQYNAAEQKQKISVYGQESNPTTWKLAAMNMAIRGIDFNFGTKNADTLLDDQHPDLRADFVMANPPFNMKEWWSAKLENDVRWKYGTPPQGNANFAWMQHMIHHLAPKGSMALLLANGSMSSNTNNEGEIRRNLIEADLVECMVALPGQLFTNTQIPACIWFLTKDKSGGNGKVHRKGQVLFIDARQIGYMKDRVLRDFTREDIAKIADTFQNWQADKNYEDEAGFCFSATLEDIQKNDFVLTPGRYVGAVEQEEDDEPFAEKMARLTEQLKEQLEESAELEKQIKANLGGLGYEF encoded by the coding sequence ATGAACAACGCCGAACAACAGTTCCTGAACGAGCTGGATAACAAATTCTGGAAAGCCGCCGACAAGCTACGCGCCAACATGGATGCCGCCAACTACAAGCACGTGGTGCTGGGGCTTATCTTCCTCAAGTATGTGTCCGATGCCTTCGAGGCGCGTCAGCAGGAGCTAATCACCTTGTTCCGCGATGTCGGCAACCCGGACAACATCTATGCCATGTCGCGCGACGGTTACGACTCTGATGAAGAGTACGCACAGGCGATTGTGGATGAACTGGAGGTGGAAGATTACTACACCGAAAAGAACATCTTCTGGGTGCCGAAAGCCGCGCGCTGGGACACGCTGAAAAACAAAGCCATGTTGCCGACCGGCACCGTGCTGTGGGTGGATGAAACCACCGGCAAGGATGTGACGCTGCGCTCTGTGTCCTGGCTGGTGGATAACGCGCTCGATGAAATCGAAAAAACCAACCCGAAGCTGAAAGGTATTCTGAACCGTATCAGCCAGTATCAATTGGGCAACGAAGTGTTGACCGGGCTGATTAATACTTTCTCTGACGCCAACTTCAGCAACCCGGAATATAACGGCGAGAAGCTCAACTTAAAGAGCAAAGATATTCTCGGTCACGTGTACGAATATTTCCTCGGCCAGTTCGCGCTGGCGGAAGGCAAACAGGGCGGCCAGTATTACACGCCAAAAAGCATCGTGACCCTGATTGTTGAATGCCTACAGCCGTATAACGGCCGTGTGTATGACCCGGCGATGGGTTCCGGCGGGTTCTTCGTGTCCAGTGACCGTTTTATTGAAGAGCACGCGGGCGAGAAGCAGTACAACGCCGCTGAGCAGAAGCAGAAAATCTCCGTTTACGGTCAGGAATCCAACCCGACCACCTGGAAGCTGGCGGCGATGAACATGGCAATCCGTGGCATCGACTTTAATTTTGGTACGAAAAATGCCGATACCCTGCTGGACGACCAGCATCCGGATCTGCGCGCCGACTTCGTTATGGCTAACCCACCGTTCAACATGAAAGAGTGGTGGAGCGCGAAGCTGGAAAACGACGTGCGTTGGAAATACGGCACGCCGCCGCAGGGCAACGCCAACTTCGCATGGATGCAGCACATGATCCACCACCTGGCGCCGAAAGGCTCGATGGCGCTGCTGCTGGCCAACGGCTCGATGAGTTCCAACACCAACAACGAAGGCGAGATCCGCCGCAATCTGATCGAAGCCGATCTGGTGGAGTGTATGGTGGCGCTGCCGGGACAGCTGTTTACCAACACCCAAATCCCGGCCTGCATCTGGTTCCTGACCAAAGACAAATCCGGCGGCAACGGTAAAGTCCACCGCAAAGGCCAGGTGCTGTTTATCGACGCCCGCCAGATTGGCTATATGAAAGACCGCGTATTGCGCGATTTTACCCGTGAGGATATCGCCAAAATTGCCGACACCTTCCAGAACTGGCAGGCGGATAAAAACTACGAAGACGAAGCCGGGTTCTGCTTCTCCGCAACGCTGGAAGATATCCAGAAAAACGACTTTGTGCTAACCCCAGGCCGTTATGTCGGTGCTGTCGAGCAGGAAGAAGACGATGAACCCTTTGCCGAGAAGATGGCGCGACTGACCGAGCAGTTGAAAGAGCAACTGGAAGAGAGCGCTGAGCTGGAGAAGCAGATTAAGGCGAATCTGGGGGGATTGGGTTATGAGTTTTGA
- a CDS encoding B3/B4 domain-containing protein — MLTVSPSIAPEIYRIAPGFRALSIYVNAAPVLNPDIGETALREACEAVLVGEPEWAESHLAAWAEIFQTFGAKPKRTPCSADALRKRVLRDGAMPALDPIVDLYNAVSLRYAVPVGGENIAAYQGLPRLVVATGTEPFDTVKEGEIAVEYPSQGEVIWRDDAGVTCRRWNWRQGVRTRLDVEAQHMWFILESLPQMPLEKLHEAGKMLTDGLEAMTPGLRVDVTLIEEQQP, encoded by the coding sequence GTGTTAACAGTATCTCCGTCAATTGCCCCTGAAATTTATCGTATTGCACCCGGTTTCCGGGCACTCAGTATCTATGTAAACGCTGCGCCGGTGCTGAACCCTGATATTGGTGAAACAGCGCTGAGAGAAGCTTGTGAAGCGGTTCTTGTCGGTGAGCCTGAGTGGGCAGAATCGCATTTAGCTGCATGGGCTGAGATTTTTCAGACGTTTGGCGCTAAGCCTAAACGCACCCCTTGTTCAGCTGATGCGTTACGTAAGCGTGTATTACGTGACGGCGCGATGCCAGCACTTGACCCCATCGTTGATCTCTATAATGCCGTTAGCCTTCGCTACGCCGTGCCGGTGGGGGGCGAGAACATTGCTGCCTATCAGGGGCTACCACGCCTCGTTGTGGCAACAGGCACTGAGCCGTTTGATACGGTAAAAGAGGGTGAAATCGCCGTTGAATATCCTTCGCAAGGTGAAGTTATCTGGCGTGATGATGCCGGTGTGACCTGCCGTCGCTGGAACTGGCGACAAGGAGTCAGAACCCGCTTAGATGTGGAAGCACAGCACATGTGGTTTATTCTGGAGAGTCTGCCGCAAATGCCACTGGAAAAACTTCACGAAGCCGGGAAGATGCTGACCGATGGCCTCGAAGCAATGACGCCAGGTCTGCGGGTTGACGTAACTCTCATTGAAGAGCAACAACCGTAA
- the hdeB gene encoding acid-activated periplasmic chaperone HdeB, whose translation MISYQELVRTFPKALVLTVAATTFCLMTSPAFAVEETTPQNMTCQEFMDMNPKSMTPVAFWVVNRNTDFSGGDYVDWHEVETVSVPKMLQECHKNPAAKLGDLSAVIKK comes from the coding sequence ATGATCTCATATCAGGAACTTGTTCGCACCTTCCCTAAAGCACTCGTATTGACCGTGGCGGCTACCACATTCTGTCTGATGACCAGCCCGGCGTTCGCGGTTGAGGAAACCACGCCGCAGAATATGACCTGTCAGGAATTTATGGATATGAACCCAAAAAGCATGACCCCGGTGGCCTTCTGGGTAGTGAATCGCAACACCGACTTTAGCGGCGGCGACTATGTTGACTGGCATGAAGTCGAGACCGTTTCGGTACCGAAAATGCTGCAGGAGTGCCACAAGAACCCCGCCGCTAAACTTGGCGATCTCAGCGCGGTCATCAAAAAATAA
- a CDS encoding diol dehydratase reactivase subunit alpha, with translation MPLIAGIDIGNATTEVALASDDPQARAFVASGIVATTGMKGTRDNIAGTLAALEQALAKTPWSMSDVSRIYLNEAAPVIGDVAMETITETIITESTMIGHNPQTPGGVGVGVGTTIALGRLATLPAAQYAEGWIVLIDDAVDFLDAVWWLNEALDRGINVVAAILKKDDGVLVNNRLRKTLPVVDEVTLLEQVPEGVMAAVEVAAPGQVVRILSNPYGIATFFGLSPEETQAIVPIARALIGNRSAVVLKTPQGDVQSRVIPAGNLYISGEKRRGEADVAEGAEAIMQAMSACAPVRDIRGEPGTHAGGMLERVRKVMASLTGHEMSAIYIQDLLAVDTFIPRKVQGGMAGECAMENAVGMAAMVKADRLQMQVIARELSARLQTEVVVGGVEANMAIAGALTTPGCAAPLAILDLGAGSTDAAIVNAEGQITAVHLAGAGNMVSLLIKTELGLEDLSLAEAIKKYPLAKVESLFSIRHENGAVEFFREALSPAVFAKVVYIKEGELVPIDNASPLEKIRLVRRQAKEKVFVTNCLRALRQVSPGGSIRDIAFVVLVGGSSLDFEIPQLITEALSHYGVVAGQGNIRGTEGPRNAVATGLLLAGQAN, from the coding sequence ATGCCGTTAATAGCCGGGATTGATATCGGCAACGCCACCACCGAGGTGGCGCTGGCGTCCGACGACCCGCAGGCGAGGGCGTTTGTTGCCAGCGGGATCGTCGCGACGACGGGCATGAAAGGGACGCGGGACAATATCGCCGGGACCCTCGCCGCGCTGGAGCAGGCCCTGGCGAAAACACCGTGGTCGATGAGCGATGTCTCTCGCATCTATCTTAACGAAGCCGCGCCGGTGATTGGCGATGTGGCGATGGAGACCATCACCGAGACCATTATCACCGAATCGACCATGATCGGTCATAACCCGCAGACGCCGGGCGGGGTGGGCGTTGGCGTGGGGACGACTATCGCCCTCGGGCGGCTGGCGACGCTGCCGGCGGCGCAGTATGCCGAGGGGTGGATCGTACTGATTGACGACGCCGTCGATTTCCTTGACGCCGTGTGGTGGCTCAATGAGGCGCTCGACCGGGGGATCAACGTGGTGGCGGCGATCCTCAAAAAGGACGACGGCGTGCTGGTGAACAACCGCCTGCGTAAAACCCTGCCGGTGGTAGATGAAGTGACGCTCCTGGAGCAGGTCCCCGAGGGGGTGATGGCGGCGGTGGAAGTGGCCGCGCCGGGCCAGGTGGTGCGGATCCTGTCGAATCCCTACGGGATCGCCACCTTCTTCGGGCTAAGCCCGGAAGAGACCCAGGCCATCGTCCCCATCGCCCGCGCCCTGATTGGCAACCGTTCAGCGGTGGTGCTCAAGACCCCGCAGGGGGACGTGCAGTCGCGGGTGATCCCGGCGGGCAACCTCTACATTAGCGGCGAAAAGCGCCGCGGAGAGGCCGATGTCGCCGAGGGCGCGGAAGCCATCATGCAGGCGATGAGCGCCTGTGCTCCGGTACGCGACATCCGCGGCGAACCGGGCACTCACGCCGGCGGCATGCTTGAGCGGGTGCGCAAGGTAATGGCGTCCCTGACCGGCCATGAGATGAGCGCGATATACATCCAGGATCTGCTGGCGGTGGATACGTTTATTCCGCGCAAGGTGCAGGGCGGGATGGCCGGCGAGTGCGCCATGGAAAATGCCGTCGGGATGGCGGCGATGGTGAAAGCGGACCGTCTGCAAATGCAGGTTATCGCCCGCGAACTGAGCGCCCGACTGCAGACCGAGGTGGTGGTGGGCGGCGTGGAGGCCAACATGGCCATCGCCGGGGCGTTAACCACTCCCGGCTGTGCGGCGCCGCTGGCGATCCTCGATCTCGGCGCCGGCTCGACGGATGCGGCGATCGTCAACGCGGAGGGGCAGATAACGGCGGTCCATCTCGCCGGGGCGGGGAATATGGTCAGCCTGTTGATTAAAACCGAGCTGGGCCTCGAGGATCTTTCGCTGGCGGAAGCGATAAAAAAATACCCGCTGGCCAAAGTGGAAAGCCTGTTCAGTATTCGTCACGAGAATGGCGCGGTGGAGTTCTTTCGGGAAGCCCTCAGCCCGGCGGTGTTCGCCAAAGTGGTGTACATCAAGGAGGGCGAACTGGTGCCGATCGATAACGCCAGCCCGCTGGAAAAAATTCGTCTCGTGCGCCGGCAGGCGAAAGAGAAAGTGTTTGTCACCAACTGCCTGCGCGCGCTGCGCCAGGTCTCACCCGGCGGTTCCATTCGCGATATCGCCTTTGTGGTGCTGGTGGGCGGCTCATCGCTGGACTTTGAGATCCCGCAGCTTATCACGGAAGCCTTGTCGCACTATGGCGTAGTCGCCGGGCAGGGCAATATTCGGGGAACAGAAGGGCCGCGCAATGCGGTCGCCACCGGGCTGCTACTGGCCGGTCAGGCGAATTAA
- a CDS encoding MIP/aquaporin family protein: protein MNQTSTLTGQCVAEFLGTGLLIFFGAGCVAALRVAGASFGQWEISIIWGLGVAMAIYLTAGVSGAHLNPAVTIALWLFACFERRKVLPFIVAQTAGAFCAAALVYGLYRQLFLDLEQSQHIVRGTAASLNLAGVFSTYPHPHITFIQAFAVETTITAILMAMIMALTDDGNGIPRGPLAPLLIGLLIAVIGASMGPLTGFALNPARDFGPKLFTSLAGWGSIAFTGGLAIPYFLVPLLAPVVGAIIGAFLYRKLIGRLLPCECGIDE, encoded by the coding sequence ATGAACCAGACTTCTACCTTAACCGGGCAGTGCGTGGCCGAGTTTCTTGGCACCGGATTGCTCATTTTCTTCGGCGCGGGCTGCGTCGCTGCGCTGCGGGTCGCCGGGGCCAGCTTTGGTCAGTGGGAGATCAGTATTATCTGGGGCCTTGGCGTCGCCATGGCCATCTACCTGACGGCCGGTGTCTCCGGCGCGCACCTTAATCCGGCGGTGACCATTGCCCTGTGGCTGTTCGCCTGTTTTGAACGCCGCAAGGTGCTGCCGTTTATTGTTGCCCAGACGGCCGGGGCCTTCTGCGCCGCCGCGCTGGTGTATGGGCTCTATCGCCAGCTGTTTCTCGATCTTGAACAGAGTCAGCATATCGTGCGCGGCACTGCCGCCAGCCTTAACCTGGCCGGGGTCTTTTCCACGTACCCGCATCCACATATCACTTTTATACAAGCGTTTGCCGTTGAGACCACCATCACGGCAATCCTGATGGCGATGATCATGGCCCTGACCGACGACGGCAACGGAATTCCGCGCGGGCCGCTGGCGCCGTTGCTGATTGGCTTGCTGATCGCCGTGATCGGCGCGTCGATGGGGCCGCTAACCGGCTTTGCGCTGAATCCGGCGCGCGACTTCGGCCCAAAACTGTTTACCAGTCTGGCCGGGTGGGGCTCGATCGCCTTTACCGGTGGGCTGGCGATCCCTTACTTTCTGGTGCCGCTGCTGGCGCCGGTGGTGGGGGCGATTATCGGGGCGTTTTTGTATCGCAAGCTTATCGGCCGCCTTCTGCCGTGCGAATGCGGTATCGATGAGTAA
- a CDS encoding helix-turn-helix domain-containing protein: MTKKVNLMTDAGSIASTVNEAVSQRIKLYRKQKKISLDELSRRAGVSKGALVEIEGCRANPSIALLCRLAVAMGVSVADFVDVSSKPTVHLIAEEEIPELWQGEKGGRARLLAGSGGPDMTEMWMWEMQPGEKFASPGHTDGTLELFYVQEGTLTLGVQDHLYQVNTNCSATARTDVAHCYENRGASPLVFIMTVHEKSS; the protein is encoded by the coding sequence ATGACTAAAAAAGTCAATTTAATGACCGATGCTGGTTCGATTGCCAGCACAGTAAATGAAGCTGTATCTCAGCGGATTAAGCTGTATCGCAAACAAAAAAAAATCTCCCTTGATGAACTCTCCCGCCGGGCGGGCGTCAGCAAGGGTGCACTGGTTGAAATTGAGGGGTGCCGGGCAAATCCCAGTATTGCTCTGTTGTGCCGCCTGGCCGTCGCGATGGGGGTTTCGGTGGCAGACTTTGTGGATGTCAGTTCGAAACCAACGGTGCATCTCATCGCTGAAGAGGAAATCCCCGAATTATGGCAAGGCGAAAAAGGCGGACGAGCCAGACTGCTTGCAGGATCAGGTGGCCCTGATATGACCGAGATGTGGATGTGGGAAATGCAACCGGGGGAAAAGTTTGCTTCCCCCGGCCACACAGATGGAACGCTTGAATTGTTTTACGTCCAGGAAGGCACACTCACACTGGGTGTACAAGATCACCTGTATCAAGTGAACACCAACTGTTCGGCAACCGCGAGAACAGACGTTGCGCATTGCTATGAAAACCGAGGAGCGAGCCCATTGGTGTTCATCATGACGGTACATGAGAAATCATCCTGA